In Daucus carota subsp. sativus chromosome 4, DH1 v3.0, whole genome shotgun sequence, one DNA window encodes the following:
- the LOC108217098 gene encoding glycosyltransferase BC10 codes for MGEINPQAPQSTSLFNFFQLKYLLYLLIFCLGASMGSLSTSYFDSLSFNIQNFISTSSSIITSSPSSPPFPAPLPPPPPPRQPEEVVLVSADNATSPNTTCSDNLTTSRVVTLKEEKSIMHNMSDKELLWLASMLPKIRDFPYERVPKVAFMFLTPGSLPLSPLWEMFFKGHEGLYSIYVHAHPSYHYNYPKNSVFYGRAIPSKPLWWGTVSMIDAERRLLANALLDLSNQRFVLLSETCIPLFNFTTIYRYLTNSKLNFLSLYDDRSGVGRGRYRQGMWPPIALEDWRKGSQWFEIDRVLALRIASDKPYYDAFSKFCLPPCYSDEHYLPTLVNILYGESNSNRSVTYVDWSQRGAHPRRFERGQINRESLDRIRFGSECIYNGNNTRMCYLFARKFHPNALEPLLKMAPVLFG; via the exons ATGGGCGAGATTAATCCTCAAGCTCCTCAGTCAACTTCCCTATTCAACTTTTTTCAGCTCAAATATCTTCTTTATTTGCTAATCTTTTGCCTAGGTGCATCAATGGGCAGCTTAAGCACTTCATATTTCGACAGCCTTTCATTCAACATACAAAACTTCATTTCCACTTCTTCATCTATTATCACATCATCGCCGTCATCACCTCCATTCCCTGCACCACTTCcaccaccaccgccaccacGACAACCCGAAGAAGTAGTCCTCGTGTCAGCCGACAATGCAACTAGTCCTAATACAACATGTAGTGACAATTTGACTACTTCTAGGGTTGTTACATTAAAGGAGGAGAAGTCTATCATGCACAATATGAGTGACAAGGAGCTGCTTTGGCTCGCTTCTATGCTGCCGAAAATTCGAGATTTCCCGTACGAACGTGTCCCGAAAGTGGCTTTTATGTTCTTGACGCCAGGGTCTTTGCCACTTTCGCCTCTGTGGGAGATGTTCTTCAAAGGGCATGAAGGTCTTTACTCTATCTACGTGCATGCTCATCCTTCTTACCATTACAATTACCCGAAGAACTCCGTCTTCTATGGTAGAGCTATTCCTAGCAAG CCATTATGGTGGGGAACAGTATCAATGATAGATGCCGAAAGAAGACTTTTAGCAAACGCCCTTTTGGATCTTTCGAACCAAAGATTCGTGCTACTATCCGAAACATGCATTCCACTCTTCAACTTCACCACCATTTACAGGTACCTCACCAATTCAAAGCTCAACTTTCTCAGCTTATACGATGACCGCTCAGGTGTCGGCCGGGGCCGATACCGACAAGGAATGTGGCCACCGATAGCCCTTGAAGATTGGCGGAAAGGCTCTCAATGGTTCGAAATTGATCGTGTCCTCGCTCTCCGAATTGCATCTGATAAACCATATTACGACGCATTTAGTAAATTTTGTTTACCACCTTGTTATAGTGATGAACATTATTTGCCAACATTGGTGAACATTTTGTACGGGGAATCGAATTCGAATCGGAGTGTTACATATGTGGATTGGTCTCAAAGGGGTGCTCATCCGAGAAGATTTGAGCGCGGTCAGATTAATCGTGAGAGTTTGGATCGAATTCGATTCGGATCGGAATGTATCTATAACGGGAACAATACAAGAATGTGCTATTTATTTGCTCGGAAGTTTCATCCGAATGCGTTGGAGCCCTTGTTGAAAATGGCTCCTGTGTTATTTGGTTGA